GGATGGGGAACTGGCTTGAAGTGGGGGCCAAAACGGGTTGAAAAACGCGCCGTTGAGGGGTCACAAATTGTGAACACGCCCTTAACGCCACGCCTGACGGCGAATTGTGCGAGGGAAAAAAAAGAGTGGTAATTTAACGCTGGCCAGCCGTGAGTCTTAGTCTTTCACCCTGCCGGCCTCTGCCTCGATGCCAGTGCTCCGTTTGCGCGATTTCACATTGTCGTTGCCAAAGCGGTAGCCCAAGCTTATCCCTACCCGACGGCTGTCCCAACGGCCACTGCCATAGGAGAGCAGCCCGTCGAAGTTGGAGTAGCCATCCCAGCCGGTTTCGTAGAAAATATCGTCGGCGCTGAGGCGCACCGTGAGGCGCTCGCGCAAAAACTTGCGCTGCAAGCCCAGATTGAGGCTCCAATTGGATTCGTAGAGAAACACGCCGCCCCACACGCCGGGGCCAGAATAGTAGCCGGAGATTTCGCCTTTTAGGCCAAACGGCATATCGAAGGTGTGTTGCTGGTAGATGCTGTATGTGAATGCCTGCACGTCCACCACCGCGCCGTTGCCGTAGTCGGCTTGGTTGTCCAAATGCGAGGCGCTGGCGTTGAAGTAAGCATTCCACCATTTGAGGATTTGAACGGGGGCGCTGACGTTGAGGCTCCACACGGTTTGGTCGGCCAAGTTGGCCCAAGTGATGAAGCCTGCTCGCGGGTCTTCTTTGTCTGGCGCGATGAGCCGGGTGATTTGGTCTGTCGTGCGGCTGTAGGCTATTTTTAGGTTGTAACGATAGGCGAGGGTATAGCCGAGCTCGAGGTTGTTCACGATTTCGGGACGGAGATAGGGGTTGCCTTTTTCGTAGGAAAGCTGGCTGATTTGGTTGTTGAAAGGGTTGAGCACGTTATAGTCGGGACGGTTGATGCGCCGGCCGCCGTTGAGGGCGAGGGTGTGTTTGGGGGCTACATCCCAGGTCAGCCCCGCGCTCGGAAACCAGCTGAGGTAGTTGAACAAGACGGGAGGCTCTTCCAGCTCGGGCAAGAAGGCCTGCAAGTCTCCTCTTGCGTCGGTTTGCTCTGCGCGAAGCCCGGCGGAAAATTTCCATTTTGTGTTCAGCGCTCGGGCGTAGTTCACATAGCCTGCGTACACTTTTTCATCGTATTTGAACAGGTTGGAGCGGCGAGTATTGAGCAAGGGGGTTTCGTTTATTTCGTCAAAAAACAAAAACGTGTTGTCCGAAATCACGCGGCTGAGCTTAGAGCCTGCCCCAAGTGTGCCGCCCCAGAGTTTGTCCTCATAGTCCACCTGAAGGGTGTAAATGTCAATGTCGGTGGGGGTGTCGAAACTGTTGATGATTTCGGTGAGCACATTCTCTTCCGAGGCATCGAAGTAGCGGTTGGGCTGGTGGCGTTTGCTGTCGTTTTGGTAGTGGCCGTAGTCGAAGTCCATGTTGAGGCTGCGACCGTTTTTGTTGTCGAACCGATAGTTGAGGTTGTAGGTTTGTTGATGGCGGAGATTGTTGGCCGTCGTGTTGGCCACCAGAATGCTGTCAATCAGCGCGGGTGTGTTTTCCTGAGCGAGCGTGATGCGGTTGAATGAATAATTGAGCCGCTTGTTGCTTCCGCCTCCCACCAGCAGCCCGATGGTATGCTTGTCGGTCAGGAAAAAATCTGCGCCAACGCGGTAGTTGAGAAAATCCCAATCGTTGCGTTGGTTGTTGATTTCGCGTTGCTCCATCCCGTTGAGATAGCTCAGGAATTTCATTTCGTGAAACCCTACACCATCGCCAAGCCCGCCTGTGCCGAAGGCATTGAGGCGTTTGTTGCGATAGTTGGCGCTGCTGCTGAGGTTGGAGCGGTGGTGGCGACCCATGCTGTGGGTGGTGTTCACCGAGCCATTGGCGCCGAGGTTTTTGTCTTTTTTAAGCCGGATGTCAATGATACCCGCATTGCCTTCTGCCTCGTATCGCGCGCCGGGGTTTGTGATGATTTCGATGCGGTCAATTTGTTCGGCGGGTAAGTTTTGCAGGTAGTTGGTGAGGTCGTCGCCCGTAAGGGGCAGCCGCTTGCCGTCCACATAGAGCAGCACCCCCGAACGCCCCAATACGCTGATATTGTCGTTGTTGTCCACCGTCACGCTGGGGGCTTTGCGGAGCAGGGTGATGGCATCCGAGCCTGCGCTATTGATGGTGCCTTCCACGTTGAAAACGGTACGGTCGGGCTTGATTTCGACCATGGCCCTCGATGCCGTCACGGTCGTTTCCGCCAAATTGATATCCTTGGCGGTCAAGGTGAGCACTCCCAAATCCAAGCGTTGGCCTTCGGCCAAGCGGATGCCCGGCTGCTGAAATTCGCCGAATCCGAGGCCAACCACTTTCAGGTAGTAGTGCCCGGCTCCCAAGCCATTCATGTCGAAAATGCCGGCATCGTCGCTGGTGCCTGCCTTGTAAAGGCTGCTATCGGCGGCTGCGAACAACGCCACGTTGGCAAAGGCGACGGCTTCTCCATTGGAGCCTTGCAATTGCCCGCGCACACTGGCTTGTTGGGCCGATAGAGGAAGGGTGGCAACAAGCCACAGCAAAAGGAGGGTAAGAGAACCCGTTTTTGTAGTCATAGCAGTAGAAAATGCCTAAAAAGAAGGGAAAAGTAGGCTGGGCCGACCGCACGGCTCCCTTTTTTCGACCAATGACCGAAACAGGTGGGTGGGCGACGCGAAAGGCCGGGGGCCGGGCGGAATGGCAAATAGTCGTGGGAGTTGACTTTTGCGACGATATGCCTTGATTCGCTAGGACTTGTCAGATGCTCATGATTGCTTTCTCTGATTTTGAACAGATTGCGCTTTTAGCCATGCCCAAGACTCTGGCGGAGCGAAGTATAAAATATTTCGGTGCCCAAAGAGCAAGTTGCCTTCATTCTCACAACGGCACATTTCCATGCTTCCTTTTCGCCCGCGCCACTGCCTTGTGCTCCAGCATCGCGAAGGCTTTGATGAGTTTTCGTCGTGTCTCGCGGGGATGAATCACTTCGTCAATAAAGCCTCGTGCGGCGGCGCGGTAGGGGTTTGCGAAGGTGTTGGCATATTCTTTTTCTTTCTCTAAAAGTTTGGCAGCCGGGTCGTCCGCCGCGTCTATTTCCTTTTTGAAAATGATTTCGGAGGCGCCTTTCGCGCCCATCACGGCGATTTCGGCAGAAGGCCACGCGAAGTTCATGTCCGCGCCGATGTGTTTGGAGTTCATCACGTCGTAAGCGCCGCCGTAGGCTTTGCGGGTGATGACGGTGATGCGCGGCACGGTGGCTTCGGAGAAAGCGTAGAGCAGTTTTGCGCCGTTGGTGATGATGGCGTTCCACTCCTGGTCGGTGCCGGGCAGGAATCCGGGCACGTCTTCGAGCACTAGCAAGGGGATGTTGAAGCAGTCGCAAAAACGCACGAAACGCGCGGCTTTTTTAGAAGAGTTCACGTCGAGCACGCCCGCGAGGCTCATCGGTTGGTTTGCCACGATGCCGATGCTGCGTCCGGCGAGGCGAGCGAAGCCGACGACGATGTTTTCCGCGTAGTTTTCATGGATTTCAAAAAACGACTCCGCATCCACAATGCCTGCAATCACCTCTTTCATGTCGTATGGTTGATTGGCGTTTTCGGGGATGATGGAGGTCAGTTCGTCGCGGTATTCGTCGCCAAGTGTGTAAGGCAATGTGGGTGCTTTGTCCTCGCAGTTTTGGGGGATGAAGGAGAGCAGTCGTTTGATTTTGGCCATGCAATCCACGTCGTTGGAGGCCACGAGGTGGGTCACGCCGGATTTGGTGGCATGGGTGCTGGCGCCGCCGAGTTCTTCGGAAGTGACGTTTTCGTTAGTGACGGTTTTCACCACGTTGGGGCCAGTCACGAACATGTAGGAGCTGCCCTCCACCATCAGGATGAAATCGGTCATGGCCGGGCTATACACCGCGCCACCCGCGCAGGGGCCGAGTATGGCGGAGATTTGCGGAATGACACCGCTGGCTTGCACATTGCGGTAAAAAATATCGGCGTAGCCGCCCAAAGAGTTCACCCCTTCTTGGATGCGTGCGCCGCCCGAGTCGTTGAGGCCGATGACGGGGGCACCGTTTTTCATGGCCAAGTCCATGATTTTGCAAATTTTTTCCGCGTGGGTTTCGGACAGCGAGCCGCCGAACACGGTGAAATCTTGTGCAAAGACATACACGAGCCGCCCGCCAATCGTGCCGTAGCCCGTCACCACGCCGTCGCCGAGGTATTGTTGCTCGGCCATGCCAAAATCGGTGCTGCGGTGGGTGACGAGCGCGCCGACTTCTTCGAAGCTGTCCTCGTCGAGCAGGAAATGGACGCGCTCGCGGGCTGTTAGTTTTCCTTTTTTGTGTTGAGCATCTATGCGGGCCTGGCCGCCGCCGAGCTTTGCCTCGGCGAGTTTGGATTGGAGGATTTCAAGTTTGTTGTCCATGAAAATCAATTATGTATGGCGGTACGCTGTTCCGCCCGGCATCGAATGTCGTTGTTACGACTGCTTCGGAACGCCGCGTTCCGAAGTGCAAGGGTGGGCAAAGGTAAAAAAACATGAATCATCCCAAGTTTTCGGCGGTGGCTCGTGTTCTCTCTGTAAACCGTTGATTTTTACTGCTTGATTCAGTAGCCGAAAGTTGAGTTTTTGTTGAATATCGAGGTGCCCTGTTTTTCAAGAAGGTGCGCTTGAAAAATGGTTCGCTGAAAGCCGAAGGAATTGTGCGTTCTTGCGCTGTTTTGTAAAACACCCCCGCTCTATGCTCGCAAAAATCTTTCTTGAACTGACGGAATTTCCATGGTTTCGCCGCATTGCTTGGAAACCCATTTACAACCGCCTCGCCAAAAATTTCCCTTTTGACGATTGGGTGTTTATGAACTACGGCTTTGAGCCGGATGAGCAGGTGGCCCGGCCCGAACTTTCAGAAGCCGATGAACCTGACCGCTATCCGCTTCAACTCTATCATTTTTTGGCCACACAAACCGATATTGAGGGAAAAACGATGCTCGAAGTCGGTAGCGGGCGCGGCGGCGGCGCTTCCTACATAGCCCGTTACCTGAAGCCCACAAGCATCATTGGCATGGACATAGCCGACAACGCTGTCGCGTTTGCCAACAAGCGGCACAAAAGCCCCAATCTCGGCTATGTGACGGGCAACGCTGAACAAATTCCTTTTGAAGATGGCCGCTTCGATGTCGTTATCAATGTCGAATCGAGCCACGCCTATGGCTCAGTGGCCAATTTTTTTGAAGAGGTAAAGCGAGTGTTGCGTCCCGGCGGTTATTTTTTGATAACGGATATGCGCGACCCCAAAAACCTCGCAACATTCGAGCAAACCCTGTTGGGTAGCGGGCTTTCACTTGTTGCCAAGAAGGTGATTTCTGAAAATGTGGTGCAGGCGATTGCGCTTGAAGACGATATGAAACGCGCCCGCATCCGCAAACAAATTCCCGCCCGTTATGTCAAATTTTTCGAGGAATTCGGCGGCGTGAAAGGCTCGCAGATTGACAAGGATTTGCGCTCTGGCAAGCTGATTTATTTCTGGTATGTGCTTCAAAAAAAGTAAGAGCCTGTTTTATGCCTTGATTCGCCGGGATTTTGCCTGAAATAAACACCCGTGCTATGGCGCTCATCCGAACCTCACACATCGCCATAGTCGTCAGGGTTGCCAGCGAGTGCGTTGCGCTCGATATGGTTGGCAAAGCTGCTCGTTCCGCCGTTGATGCTAGGGGCCGTCATGCTGCTTGCTGGTCTCGTGCTGATTGAAGGAGCCGCGTTGCCTTTTTTGCCGAGCCTGCCCGACATGAATTCGGCAAAACTTTGCGTCACCTTTGCTCCGAAAGCCAAGCCGAGGATATAGATCCAAGACTCGTTCGCGTAAAAATTGGAAAGGTCGCGCACCTCCCAACCTGCTTTCACCATGATGATCGAAAAAACGGCGACGACCATCAGGACGCAAATCCGAAGGGTGGATGGGGCGTTGGAGCCATCTTGAAACAGGTCGGGAAAATAACATCCAATGGACAGGATGATGATTAGGAAAGCCGCTGCCGGCACTCCGCCCGATTGGACTTTCATAAATGCGGCGAGCAAGAAGGTGACCGCTCCCACTATGAACATAATAGCTCCGATGAGTTGATTCAAATCTCTTTTCATGGCGTTGAAGCAAAATTTAGGGCTCGAGAATGACTTGTTGGTTGACTGCCGCCTCCAGTCGCGCCCAGTCGAACGCAGGGCCTATGTCCCATTTGCCAGAAGGCCGGTAGTTGACATGGCTCAAAATGCCTCTATGCGAGAAGTTCTGAGGCAAGGCATCAAAACGAGTGGCAGGCGGAAGAAACACGCGCGGGATGTTGTAGCGATTGGTCAGGTACACCAGCAAACGCGCCAGCGAGTTGTATTGGGCATCGGTGAAGGCGGCGAAAAACTCATGACCCCTGTATCGCTGCGGTATGCGTTGATAATAGGCCGATTCATTGACATCACAGTAATCGTAGCGCACCGTGACGAGTCGCCCGTCGGGCAGTTGCCGCTGCACCTCGTATTTCAGCATATTGCCTTCCAGCACCAAAGGCCCGATATTGCTCAACTCGATACCGATGGAAGCCCTATCCCAGCGCCTATCGCCCACGCCAAGGTGATACGACCAATATGCCGAGCGGTAAAGGTTGAAAATTTCGCCACTGCGACCGACCACGAATGGCACCGACACATACTTGTTGGCACGCGTCAGCCACGGCACGTCGCCTTGCAAGAAACCTGCGGTGAAATGCAGCACGATGCGCTCCTTAGAAAATCGCTCGGCATAGTAGAACGAATGGTGCCCGGGCGAATAGACGTTGAGGTGGAAGGGCTGGCCGTCGGGGTGCGACACCTGTAGAACGGAGACTCTGCCCCGATTCTGTTCAAATTGCAAAAAAACTTGCTCGTAGGATAAAGTCTCGCTGGCTAACATGATGAGGCCTCTTTGGCAAGGGAAATTTTTTCATTGCAAAAATCTCCCCTTGACAGGCAATCATCAAAATAATATATCGAAATTCGCAATTAAACTTTGGCAAAAAACTGGTTAAGGGACTGCCTTTTCTTCAATCCCTCCTCTTACTTTTTCCTCAGCACAACGCCCTTCCCCACACTCCGCCCCGTCCATCCGAACAAGAGTTTGTCGAGCCAGAGCAAGCCATCCGTGATGAAAACAAGGGCTGGCTCCTTGGTCGAGGCAGGGCGTAAGGCCCCCCCCTTGCGCTCCTTTTCCTCGCTTACGTTGCGGGCGTTTTTTTTGAAAACGCGTTGCGCGATGCCCGTCCAATACATTTCCAACAACCCGACAAAGTGGCGGCTCAGCCCCTTAAACTCTACTATCTCAAAACCTGCCTCCCGTGCCCAACGCCGAAAGTCGTCCGAGCCAATCAGGTAATCGTGGCCAAAAGCATAAGCGCCTTGCGAAATCGCGTATTCGCGGCTGCTCTCGCTCCGAGTCACCTGCCATATACGGTTCACGGGGTCGTATGTGATAGGGAACTCGCGGCTCGGAAAAGTCATAATCGCCACGCCGCCGGGCTTCATCACGCGGCTCATCTCGCGGAGCATTTGGGCCGGGTCGCCGACGTGCTCTATGACTTCGCAACTCACGATGAGGTCGAAATACTGGTCGGGATACGTCAAGGCCAGCGCGTTGTTGGGTTCGTAGCGAAGATTCATCACGCCTGCATTGAGTGCGCGGGCATGGGCAAGGTCCTCCTCGTTCACATCACAAGCAATCAACTCGGTGCAGTAAGCAGCAATCATGCGGTCGTAGTCGCCCTCACCAGTGCCGAGGTTTAATCCGTTGTGAATTGTTGGTTGCTTGTTGTTGGTTGTTAGTTGATTCCCGTCCGGCTGCCTGCCCGCGCCGGTAGGGATTGGGCTTGTCGGGGCGGGGGGGGGAGGTATTCCCTTTCCGACGGTCTCGTCGGGGTGGGGTTGTTCGTTTCCGGCGTACTTTCTTAGCCTGTCGCGCACGAACAGGTAGCGGTTTCGGAAAGTGGGAAAAAGAAATTTGAAGTTCATTGCTTGGAATAAGTGTTCAATCGGGCAAAGGTAGTGCGGCAGGCCCATTCCGTGTGCTCGGTGTTGGCCTTGTTCCATTGTTCCACACGACTCAACGCCATGTTTTCCAGAATTTTGGATACGTTTGCTGCATGATTCTCAACCAACGCACCCAAGCCATTCGTGCGCAGGTCGAAGACCTCGTCAAAGACCTGCAATCGCTCAGCGCTGAAATCGGCCACAAAGATTTGGCCGCCACCGTCGGCGAATTGCGCAACCGCATGAACGACCCCTTCATGTTCGTCATCGTGGGGGAAGTGAAGGCGGGCAAAAGCAGCTTCGTCAATGCTTTGCTCGACGCGGGGCGGGAGATATGCCCCGTGGCCCCGCAACCGCTGACCGACACCATCCAACAGATTCTCTACGCGGAAAAAGAGGAAACAGTGGTCGTCAATCCATACCTTAAAAAGGTCTATCTGCCAGTTGATATCCTGCGCGACATTGCCGTCGTGGACACGCCCGGCACCAATTCCATCGTGGAGCGCCATCAGGAAATCACCGAGAATTTCATACCTGCCAGCGACCTCGTCATTTTTGTCTTTGAGGCCAAAAACCCCTACCGCCAGTCGGCATGGGATTTTTTTGAATTCATTCACCGCGATTGGCACAAAAAAATCATCTTCGTGTTGCAGCAAAAAGACTTGCTCTCGGCGGAAGATTTGGCGGTGAACGAACGCGGCCTTTTCGATTTTGCCCAAAAGAAAGGCATGAGCGAGCCACCCATTTTTGCCACCAGCGCCAAGGCCGAGATGGAAGGCAGATTCGACGAAAGCGGCTTCTCCACCGTGCGTGACTACATTCGCACCCACGTCACCGGCGGACGTGGAGCCATGCTCAAACTCAAAAACAACCTCACGACCGCTCGCGGCATTCTCGCTCGCATCCGCCACGACCTCGACACCCGCGCGGCGCAATTCAAAGCCGACACCCATTTCCGCCACGACATCAGCCAGACGCTCGACAATCAGGAAAAAAAATCGAACCATCAAGTCGGCTTGCTCGTCGAGAACCTCCTCAATGGCTACGCCCGCATCACCAAAGGTATCGGCGATGAACTTTCCGACGGTCTTTCTTTCCCCTCCATGCTCGTGCGCTCGTTCAAAGGCATTTTCCGCAAACAAGCCTCCATCAAAGACTGGCTCGACGAACTGACCCAAAAACTCGAGCTCCAACTCAACGGCGAACTAAAAATCAAACTCAACGAAGGTGTGGTGGATTTGGCCGACTCCGTGCAGCAAATGGCCAAGATGATTGACCTCAAAATCCGAACGAGCAACACGGTGGTGAAAAGCGATTCCTACATTTTTGAGGACATCGCCGACAAACGCGCTGCCGTGCTCAAAGAATTGCAAGAGGCATTCTCGCGCTTCATGTCGCGTTCCGAAAATTTCAACGACGAGCGCCTGTTCCCCGAAAACGCCGCCGTATCGCCCAATATCGCTGCCGGAAGCGGGGCCGCCATCGTGGGCATCATCTTGGCCGGCGTCACCAAAATCACCGTGCTCGACATCACGGGCGGAGTGCTCACGGGGTTGGGCATGCTGTTCGCGGGCGTGACCGCTGGCTTGCAACGCCGCAAAATCATCAACGGCTACACCGAGGAAATCGCCAAGGGACGAGGCCGGATGCAGGAGGCGCTCGA
This genomic interval from Saprospiraceae bacterium contains the following:
- a CDS encoding TonB-dependent receptor, with product MTTKTGSLTLLLLWLVATLPLSAQQASVRGQLQGSNGEAVAFANVALFAAADSSLYKAGTSDDAGIFDMNGLGAGHYYLKVVGLGFGEFQQPGIRLAEGQRLDLGVLTLTAKDINLAETTVTASRAMVEIKPDRTVFNVEGTINSAGSDAITLLRKAPSVTVDNNDNISVLGRSGVLLYVDGKRLPLTGDDLTNYLQNLPAEQIDRIEIITNPGARYEAEGNAGIIDIRLKKDKNLGANGSVNTTHSMGRHHRSNLSSSANYRNKRLNAFGTGGLGDGVGFHEMKFLSYLNGMEQREINNQRNDWDFLNYRVGADFFLTDKHTIGLLVGGGSNKRLNYSFNRITLAQENTPALIDSILVANTTANNLRHQQTYNLNYRFDNKNGRSLNMDFDYGHYQNDSKRHQPNRYFDASEENVLTEIINSFDTPTDIDIYTLQVDYEDKLWGGTLGAGSKLSRVISDNTFLFFDEINETPLLNTRRSNLFKYDEKVYAGYVNYARALNTKWKFSAGLRAEQTDARGDLQAFLPELEEPPVLFNYLSWFPSAGLTWDVAPKHTLALNGGRRINRPDYNVLNPFNNQISQLSYEKGNPYLRPEIVNNLELGYTLAYRYNLKIAYSRTTDQITRLIAPDKEDPRAGFITWANLADQTVWSLNVSAPVQILKWWNAYFNASASHLDNQADYGNGAVVDVQAFTYSIYQQHTFDMPFGLKGEISGYYSGPGVWGGVFLYESNWSLNLGLQRKFLRERLTVRLSADDIFYETGWDGYSNFDGLLSYGSGRWDSRRVGISLGYRFGNDNVKSRKRSTGIEAEAGRVKD
- a CDS encoding acyl-CoA carboxylase subunit beta, translated to MDNKLEILQSKLAEAKLGGGQARIDAQHKKGKLTARERVHFLLDEDSFEEVGALVTHRSTDFGMAEQQYLGDGVVTGYGTIGGRLVYVFAQDFTVFGGSLSETHAEKICKIMDLAMKNGAPVIGLNDSGGARIQEGVNSLGGYADIFYRNVQASGVIPQISAILGPCAGGAVYSPAMTDFILMVEGSSYMFVTGPNVVKTVTNENVTSEELGGASTHATKSGVTHLVASNDVDCMAKIKRLLSFIPQNCEDKAPTLPYTLGDEYRDELTSIIPENANQPYDMKEVIAGIVDAESFFEIHENYAENIVVGFARLAGRSIGIVANQPMSLAGVLDVNSSKKAARFVRFCDCFNIPLLVLEDVPGFLPGTDQEWNAIITNGAKLLYAFSEATVPRITVITRKAYGGAYDVMNSKHIGADMNFAWPSAEIAVMGAKGASEIIFKKEIDAADDPAAKLLEKEKEYANTFANPYRAAARGFIDEVIHPRETRRKLIKAFAMLEHKAVARAKRKHGNVPL
- a CDS encoding class I SAM-dependent methyltransferase, giving the protein MLAKIFLELTEFPWFRRIAWKPIYNRLAKNFPFDDWVFMNYGFEPDEQVARPELSEADEPDRYPLQLYHFLATQTDIEGKTMLEVGSGRGGGASYIARYLKPTSIIGMDIADNAVAFANKRHKSPNLGYVTGNAEQIPFEDGRFDVVINVESSHAYGSVANFFEEVKRVLRPGGYFLITDMRDPKNLATFEQTLLGSGLSLVAKKVISENVVQAIALEDDMKRARIRKQIPARYVKFFEEFGGVKGSQIDKDLRSGKLIYFWYVLQKK
- a CDS encoding N-acetylmuramoyl-L-alanine amidase produces the protein MLASETLSYEQVFLQFEQNRGRVSVLQVSHPDGQPFHLNVYSPGHHSFYYAERFSKERIVLHFTAGFLQGDVPWLTRANKYVSVPFVVGRSGEIFNLYRSAYWSYHLGVGDRRWDRASIGIELSNIGPLVLEGNMLKYEVQRQLPDGRLVTVRYDYCDVNESAYYQRIPQRYRGHEFFAAFTDAQYNSLARLLVYLTNRYNIPRVFLPPATRFDALPQNFSHRGILSHVNYRPSGKWDIGPAFDWARLEAAVNQQVILEP
- a CDS encoding methyltransferase domain-containing protein — translated: MNFKFLFPTFRNRYLFVRDRLRKYAGNEQPHPDETVGKGIPPPPAPTSPIPTGAGRQPDGNQLTTNNKQPTIHNGLNLGTGEGDYDRMIAAYCTELIACDVNEEDLAHARALNAGVMNLRYEPNNALALTYPDQYFDLIVSCEVIEHVGDPAQMLREMSRVMKPGGVAIMTFPSREFPITYDPVNRIWQVTRSESSREYAISQGAYAFGHDYLIGSDDFRRWAREAGFEIVEFKGLSRHFVGLLEMYWTGIAQRVFKKNARNVSEEKERKGGALRPASTKEPALVFITDGLLWLDKLLFGWTGRSVGKGVVLRKK
- a CDS encoding dynamin family protein; translation: MILNQRTQAIRAQVEDLVKDLQSLSAEIGHKDLAATVGELRNRMNDPFMFVIVGEVKAGKSSFVNALLDAGREICPVAPQPLTDTIQQILYAEKEETVVVNPYLKKVYLPVDILRDIAVVDTPGTNSIVERHQEITENFIPASDLVIFVFEAKNPYRQSAWDFFEFIHRDWHKKIIFVLQQKDLLSAEDLAVNERGLFDFAQKKGMSEPPIFATSAKAEMEGRFDESGFSTVRDYIRTHVTGGRGAMLKLKNNLTTARGILARIRHDLDTRAAQFKADTHFRHDISQTLDNQEKKSNHQVGLLVENLLNGYARITKGIGDELSDGLSFPSMLVRSFKGIFRKQASIKDWLDELTQKLELQLNGELKIKLNEGVVDLADSVQQMAKMIDLKIRTSNTVVKSDSYIFEDIADKRAAVLKELQEAFSRFMSRSENFNDERLFPENAAVSPNIAAGSGAAIVGIILAGVTKITVLDITGGVLTGLGMLFAGVTAGLQRRKIINGYTEEIAKGRGRMQEALDTKLRGYVHTIRERIQGNFSELDALLANEEIQIAQFNERYAALDKRLTDLDAGLGD